The sequence tatacacatatgtatacatatatacacatatatatgtgtgtgtttataaatgtatgcatatatgtgtgtgtgtgtatatatatatatatatacacatacatacatatatatacatatagtccagtggttagcgcactggccctcgtggtcccgagttgaattactcgtcgcggcagtcgtaaaactgcctgcgctccgactattggctcgagcccgatgtcacggcgagaaaacgacatatcgccttaagaaatcaaacgcaggtgtcgtaggggaagtcgccgccgtggcaccggTGAGACTGCCAAAAAACCTCTCAaataaggaattgagagaggccgattccCGTCAGTGGAAAAAAcagctgtatatgtatttataaatgtgtgtgtatatacacacacacacacacacacacacacacacacacacatatatatatatatatatatatatatatatatatatatatatatatatataaatgtatgtatatgtagagatagatagagagatagatagatagatagagagggagggaaagagttagatagatagatagagagaaagatagatagatatatagacagatagtgagatatataatactatgtatatatatgtatgtgtgtatatgtgtgtatatgtagggcCAAACAAATTTGATACAAATTTTGACTTTTTTAAATGCTAATGCTTTAGAATTTCCCAAATGATTGTTCATAAGCAGAAGAAcggtgtagtgtgtgtagtgtcaCCGGCGCGAGATCTTCACGCCTCCTGGAATCCCCACGACTGCCAGAGGGCCCTCGTCAGACGGCCCGACGCCCTCGGAGATCCCAGATCAGAGACGACGTTGAGACGCCCTTAAAGGTTTATAAGGCGCGGCATCAGTCAAGGGCTATCAGTGAAGCTATGCTCACTTACGAGGCTGGCGTTAGCGCGGCGCATCCGGCGTTTGGTAAACCATCCAGAGTGGTGCCATTTCAGTCTGGAGCTTATTCTTGCGGCGTTGCTTCTGGttgagcttcttcttcttcttctcgtttttattATGATGTTCCTTCTGGCTCTTCAGGATCTTCCTGATGTCATGCTAAGTGATCTCCAGTTTCCTCGTGGCTGCCTTCTTGAGCTGCTTCTCACGCGCGGCCAAGAGTGCCATGCGTTGCTGTCTCTTGGCGAGCTGCTGCTCCTTTTCCTGCTTCAAGTCGCGGTACGTGAAGGGCCCCTGCTTGATGGTGACGTTGCGCAGGTCGATGGTGGATACGATGTAGTCCTCCTCCTCATGCATCTCGCCCTAGGTCATATCTGAGACCCAGTCGATCACTCTGGCTCTCTCGGGAGAGGAATCCTTTTTGCTATCCTCCTGGAAAATGCAAACCTTTTTCGTTTCAGATTCATCTGgaaccttttcgttttctttaggtgcagctgaatattctttctgttctttttcagaTTTATCTGAAACCTTTTTGGGTTTTTTAGGTACAGCTGAacattctttctgttctttttcagaTTTATCTGaaacctttttgttttttttaggtgcAGCTGAacattctttctgttctttttcagaTTTATCTGAaacctttttgttctttttaggtGAGGCAGAAACGTGTTTTTTCTCAGCGTCAGAAGCATCAACCTGACAGCTTCCTTCTTGCGTCGCGGGAGAGGAAGCCCTGGTGTTATCCTCTTGGGGAGAGGAAACCTCTTTCTCTTCAGCTTTATCTGAAACCTCTTTCTTTTCAGCTTCATCTGAAACCTCTTTCTTTTCAGCTTCATCTGAAACCTCTTTCTTTTCAGCTTCATCTGAAACCTCTTTCTTTTCAGCTTCATCTGAAACCTCTTTCTTTTCAGCTTCATCTGAAACCTCTTTCTTTTCAGCTTCATCTGAAACCTCTTTCTTTTCAGCTTCATCTGAAACCTCTTTCTTTTCAGCTTCATCTGAAACCTCTTTCTTTTCAGCTTCATCTGAaacctcttcgttttcttcaggTGTAGCTGAACATTCCTTTTTCACGCGGTTAGCACCAAAAGTCATCCAGACAAAGGCGACTATGGCGGGAACGACGACGATGAGGTGGCCCAGAACAATCCATGCGGAGGTCTGTACCGTCGCGGCGAGGTCGTGGAGGCTCTGCAGCGTCTGCTCGTTGCACTCCTGCTGGCGGTCCAGCTGGAACACCTGTGGGACGTACCACGGCCGCTCTGGAAGGACGCAGCTGTAGTCGTCGACGACGGACTTGGGGACGAACCGCAAAATGCCCGCGGTTACTTCATCGATCTCGAGGCGTTGTTGCTCGATGGTGGCCTGCTTTGTTTGCAGGTAATTGTAGAGGCTGAAGATCATGGCGACCACCGGACCAAAAAGGAGACCGAAAATTATGCGTACGCTCATTTTTCGATGCCTTTGGGGCGCGGCGCCGAGCCCAGCTGGCCCCGTGTAAAGGgggtcttttctttctcctatgtgtgtgtgtgtgtgtatgtgtaaaagtgtgtgtatatgtatatgtgtgtgtgtctttggtgtgcatgtgtgtatatgtatgtgtatgtgtatgagtgtgtgtgtatgtgtttatgtgtgtgtgtgtatgtgtatgagtgtgtgtgtatgtgtttatgtgtgtgtgtgtatgtgtatgagtgtgtgtgtatgtgtttatgtgtgtgtgtatgtgtatgagtgtgtgtgtatgtgtttatgtgtgtgtgtgtgtatgtggatgagtgtgtgtgtatgtgtttatgtgtgtgtgtgtgattatgtgtgtatatgtgtgtgtatgcgtatttgtatgagtgtgtgtgtatgtgtttatgtgtgtgtgtatgtgtgtgtgtgtatgtgtatgtgtgtgtgtcggtgtatgggtgtgtgtgtgtgtatgtgtgtgtgcatgtgtatgagtgtgtatgtgtgtatatgtatgtgtatgtgtatgagtgtgtgtgtatgtgtttatatgtttagtgtatgtgtgtgtatgtgtatatgtgtgtgtctatgtgtgtgtgcatgtgtatgagtgtgtatgtgtgtatatgtatgtgtatgtgtatgagtgtgtgtgtatgtgtttatgtgtgtgtgtatgtgtgtttgtgtgtatgtgtatgtgtgtgtgtcggtgtatgggtgtgtgtgtgtatgtgtgtgtgtctatgtgtgtgtgcatgtgtatgagtgtgtatgtgtgtatatgtatgtgtatgtgtatgagtgtgtgtgtatgtgtttatgtgtgtgtgtgtgtatatgtgtgtgtgtgtatgtgtgtgtgcatgtgtatgagtgtgtatgtgtgtatatgtatgcgtatgtgtatgagtgtgtgtgtatgtgtttatgtgtgggtgtatgtgtgtgtgtgtgtgtgtatgtgtatgagtgtgtgtgtgtgtgtgagtgtgtgtgtgtgcgcgcacgtgtgtgtgtgtgtgtgtgtgtgtgtatgtgtatatgcatgtatatatatatgtatatatatacatatatatgtgtatgagtgtgtgtgtgtgtgtgtgtgtgtgtgtatgtatgtgtatgtgtatgagtgtgtgcgtgtgtgtgcatgtgtatgtgtatgtgtatgtgtatgatgtatatgtgtgtgtgtatgagtgagtgtatgtgtgtgtgtgtgtgtgtgggtatgagtgtgtatatgtgtgtgtatgtgtgcgtgtgtgtgagtatatgtgtgtatatgtgtgtgtttgtgtgtgtgtgtgtgtatgtgtatgagtgtctgtgtatgtgtttatgtgtgtgtgtatgtgtgtgtgtgtatgtgtatgagtgtgtgtgtatgtgtttatgtgtgtgtgtatgtgtgtgtgtctgtgtgtgtgtatgtgtatgagtgtgtgtgtgtttatgtgtg is a genomic window of Penaeus chinensis breed Huanghai No. 1 chromosome 23, ASM1920278v2, whole genome shotgun sequence containing:
- the LOC125037570 gene encoding DNA ligase 1-like — protein: MIFSLYNYLQTKQATIEQQRLEIDEVTAGILRFVPKSVVDDYSCVLPERPWYVPQVFQLDRQQECNEQTLQSLHDLAATVQTSAWIVLGHLIVVVPAIVAFVWMTFGANRVKKECSATPEENEEVSDEAEKKEVSDEAEKKEVSDEAEKKEVSDEAEKKEVSDKAEEKEVSSPQEDNTRASSPATQEGSCQVDASDAEKKHVSASPKKNKKVSDKSEKEQKECSAAPKKNKKVSDKSEKEQKECSAVPKKPKKVSDKSEKEQKEYSAAPKENEKVPDESETKKVCIFQEDSKKDSSPERARVIDWVSDMT